From a single Leptospira kirschneri serovar Cynopteri str. 3522 CT genomic region:
- a CDS encoding leucine-rich repeat domain-containing protein, whose amino-acid sequence MNSTQTDLRKVFLFSLFLFCSFTFVQAEEPKTYMDLTEAIQNPLDVRVLDLSQQKLKTLPNEIEQLKNLQRLYLSYNQLKTLPKEIGQLQNLRVLELIHNQLETLPNEIEQLKDLQRLYLSYNQLKTLPKEIRQLQNLQELYLRDNQLTTLPTEIGQLQKLQDLSLSTNRLTTLPNEIGQLQNLQDLYLGSNQLTILPNEIGQLKNLQTLYLRSNRLTTLSKDIEQLQNLKSLDLSYNQLTTFPKEIEQLKNLQVLDLGSNQLTTLPKEIGQLKNLQVLELNTNQLTTLPEGIGQLQNLQELYLIDNQLSSEEKERIRKLLPKCQIYFE is encoded by the coding sequence ATGAATTCAACACAAACTGATTTACGAAAAGTATTCCTCTTTTCTTTGTTTCTTTTTTGTTCCTTTACTTTTGTGCAAGCAGAAGAACCAAAAACTTACATGGATTTAACAGAAGCGATCCAAAATCCTTTGGATGTTCGAGTTTTGGATTTGAGTCAACAAAAACTCAAGACTCTTCCTAATGAAATCGAACAATTGAAAAATTTACAACGGTTGTATTTGAGTTATAACCAACTTAAAACACTTCCTAAGGAAATTGGGCAATTACAGAATTTGCGAGTGTTGGAGTTGATTCATAACCAACTCGAGACTCTTCCTAATGAAATCGAACAATTGAAGGATTTACAACGGTTGTATTTGAGTTATAACCAACTCAAGACTCTTCCTAAAGAAATTAGGCAACTACAGAATTTGCAAGAACTGTATTTGAGAGATAACCAACTTACGACTCTTCCTACCGAAATTGGACAACTACAAAAGTTGCAAGATTTGTCTTTGAGTACTAACCGACTCACAACTCTTCCTAACGAAATTGGACAACTACAGAATTTGCAAGATTTGTATTTGGGTTCTAACCAACTCACAATTCTTCCTAACGAAATCGGACAATTAAAGAACTTGCAAACGTTGTATTTGCGTTCTAACCGACTCACTACTCTTTCTAAAGACATTGAACAACTACAGAATTTGAAATCGTTGGATTTGAGTTATAACCAACTTACAACTTTTCCTAAGGAAATCGAGCAATTGAAGAACTTGCAAGTTTTGGATTTGGGTTCTAACCAACTCACTACTCTTCCTAAGGAAATTGGACAGCTGAAGAACTTACAAGTGTTGGAATTGAATACTAACCAACTTACAACTCTTCCAGAGGGAATCGGACAACTACAGAATTTGCAAGAGTTGTATTTAATAGATAATCAACTCTCATCCGAAGAAAAAGAAAGGATTCGAAAACTACTTCCAAAATGCCAAATTTACTTTGAATAA
- a CDS encoding leucine-rich repeat domain-containing protein produces the protein MNFRITLIHLQKITIYFLFLIYLSCETQTEKVEPKTYLDLTEAIQNPLDVRVLDLNGQKLTTLPKEIGQLKNLYDLNLDENPLGAFPKVIGQLKNLQSLNLTYNQLKNLPKEIKQLQNLQWLILDYNHLTTLPKEIGQLQNLRALYLFNNQLTTLPKEIGQLQNLQELYLRDNQLTTLPKEIGQLKNLQQLNLNNNRLTILPNEIGQLKNLQQLNLDANQLTTLSKEIGQLKNLRELLLRHNQLTTIPKEIGQLQNLQELYLIDNQFSSEEKERIRKLLPKCQIYFE, from the coding sequence ATGAACTTCCGCATAACGTTGATTCACTTACAAAAAATAACAATTTACTTTCTGTTTCTCATTTATCTTTCTTGCGAGACTCAAACGGAAAAAGTAGAACCAAAAACTTACTTGGATTTAACAGAAGCGATTCAAAATCCTTTGGATGTTCGAGTTTTGGATTTGAATGGTCAAAAACTCACAACTCTTCCAAAAGAAATTGGACAATTAAAGAATTTGTATGATTTGAATTTGGATGAAAATCCACTCGGAGCTTTTCCAAAAGTAATCGGACAACTAAAGAATTTGCAAAGTTTGAATTTAACCTATAATCAACTCAAAAACCTTCCTAAAGAAATCAAGCAACTACAAAATTTACAATGGTTGATTCTGGATTATAACCACCTTACAACACTTCCTAAAGAAATTGGACAATTACAAAATTTGCGAGCGTTGTATTTGTTTAATAATCAACTCACGACTCTTCCTAAAGAAATCGGACAACTACAAAATTTGCAAGAGTTGTATTTGAGAGATAACCAACTTACAACTCTTCCTAAAGAAATCGGGCAACTAAAGAATTTACAACAGTTGAATTTGAATAATAATCGACTCACAATTCTTCCAAATGAAATTGGACAACTGAAAAATTTACAACAGTTGAATTTAGATGCTAACCAACTCACAACTCTTTCTAAGGAAATAGGGCAATTGAAGAACTTGCGAGAGTTACTTTTGAGGCATAACCAACTTACAACTATTCCAAAAGAAATTGGACAACTACAGAACTTGCAAGAGTTGTATTTAATAGATAATCAATTCTCATCCGAAGAAAAAGAAAGGATTCGAAAACTTCTTCCGAAGTGCCAAATTTACTTTGAATAA
- a CDS encoding ribbon-helix-helix protein, CopG family, translating to MISLRLPPELEKKLSEVAKFENKSKSEIIKESLIYYIDNFAQKPSAYELGKKYFGQYKSGISDKSINHQTYIKDALLKKQKAK from the coding sequence ATGATTAGCCTTCGATTACCGCCGGAATTGGAAAAGAAATTATCGGAAGTCGCCAAATTTGAAAATAAAAGCAAATCGGAAATAATTAAAGAGTCTTTAATCTATTATATTGATAACTTTGCTCAAAAACCATCAGCCTATGAATTAGGTAAAAAATATTTTGGCCAATATAAAAGTGGGATTTCGGATAAATCGATAAATCATCAAACGTATATTAAAGACGCACTATTGAAAAAACAAAAAGCCAAATGA